One window from the genome of Azospirillum fermentarium encodes:
- a CDS encoding GDP-mannose 4,6-dehydratase — MTTYCVIGSNAFSGQDFIDRLLDEPGARVLAVSRSPERPDLFLRYRSHPNAGAVRFVQADLNRDMDALLAELDGEAPEYIVNFAAQSEVAPSWDHPEHWYQTNTVALARLINHLRRRDYLSRYLHVSSPEAYGTCVGRVTEDAPLNPSTPYAASKAAADQLLGVFHRQFGFPVVTVRATNVYGARQQLFKIVCRTAVYLKLGRKIQLHGGGTAVKSYIHIRDVSEGERAILHHGTPGAIYHLSPDAGIAVRDVVRIICERMGRRFEDCTETVAERPGQDAAYVIDSTKARQSFGWAPRVMLDEGLGEVAAWIDTHWDTIRTLPHDYQHKA, encoded by the coding sequence ATGACGACCTATTGCGTGATCGGCAGCAATGCCTTTTCCGGCCAGGATTTCATCGACCGCCTGCTCGACGAGCCGGGTGCGCGGGTGCTGGCCGTCAGCCGTTCCCCCGAACGCCCGGACCTGTTCCTGCGCTACCGCTCCCACCCCAACGCCGGGGCGGTGCGCTTCGTCCAGGCCGATCTGAACCGGGACATGGATGCGCTGCTGGCGGAATTGGACGGAGAAGCCCCGGAATACATCGTCAATTTCGCCGCCCAAAGCGAGGTGGCGCCCAGTTGGGACCACCCCGAACACTGGTATCAGACCAACACCGTGGCGCTGGCCCGGCTGATCAACCATCTGCGGCGGCGCGATTACCTGTCGCGCTACCTGCATGTCTCCTCGCCCGAGGCATACGGCACCTGCGTGGGCCGGGTGACGGAGGACGCCCCCCTCAACCCCAGCACCCCCTACGCCGCGTCCAAGGCCGCCGCCGACCAGCTTCTGGGGGTGTTTCACCGGCAGTTCGGCTTTCCGGTGGTGACGGTGCGGGCGACCAACGTCTACGGCGCCCGCCAGCAGCTGTTCAAGATCGTCTGCCGCACGGCGGTCTATCTGAAGCTGGGCCGCAAGATCCAGCTTCACGGCGGCGGCACCGCGGTCAAATCCTACATCCACATCCGCGACGTGTCGGAAGGCGAACGGGCCATCCTGCACCACGGGACGCCGGGGGCGATCTATCACCTGTCCCCCGACGCCGGCATCGCCGTGCGCGACGTGGTGCGGATCATCTGCGAGCGCATGGGCCGGCGGTTCGAGGACTGCACCGAAACCGTGGCCGAACGGCCGGGGCAGGACGCCGCCTACGTCATCGATTCCACCAAGGCCCGCCAGAGCTTCGGCTGGGCGCCCCGCGTCATGCTGGACGAGGGGCTGGGCGAGGTGGCGGCGTGGATCGACACCCACTGGGACACGATCCGCACCCTTCCCCACGACTACCAGCACAAGGCCTGA
- a CDS encoding class I SAM-dependent methyltransferase translates to MTDTTRDPVNRNLLEVRDRIGFQRLGLMNNQVWYDDPKRLVFTLSRYKFVAKMLSGRARVLEVGCGDGFGARIVAQEVGALTVTDFDPLFIRDIQDRAVDRWPMDARVHDILDGPLDGPPFDAAYSLDVLEHIPAEREGPFLSNTAASLTDHGVLIIGIPSLESQAHASPPSREGHVNCKTGRDFKALMERHFHTVFLFSMNDEVVHTGYAPMAHYLFTVCAAPRRRAAEATDK, encoded by the coding sequence GTGACCGACACCACCCGCGACCCGGTGAACAGGAACCTGCTGGAGGTGCGGGACCGCATCGGCTTTCAGCGGCTGGGGCTGATGAACAATCAGGTCTGGTACGACGACCCCAAGCGGCTGGTGTTCACCCTGTCCCGCTACAAGTTCGTCGCCAAGATGCTGAGCGGGCGGGCGCGGGTGCTGGAGGTGGGGTGTGGCGACGGCTTCGGCGCCCGCATCGTGGCGCAGGAGGTGGGCGCCCTCACCGTCACCGATTTCGACCCGCTGTTCATCCGCGACATCCAGGACCGCGCCGTGGACCGCTGGCCCATGGATGCCCGCGTCCACGACATCCTGGATGGTCCGCTGGACGGGCCGCCGTTCGACGCCGCCTATTCCCTCGACGTGCTCGAACACATCCCGGCGGAGCGGGAGGGGCCGTTCCTATCCAACACCGCCGCCTCACTGACCGATCACGGGGTGCTGATCATCGGCATCCCGTCGCTGGAATCCCAGGCCCATGCCTCCCCCCCCAGCCGGGAGGGACATGTGAACTGCAAGACGGGCCGGGACTTCAAGGCGCTGATGGAGCGGCACTTCCACACCGTCTTCCTGTTCTCCATGAACGACGAGGTGGTCCACACCGGCTATGCTCCCATGGCCCATTATCTGTTCACCGTGTGCGCCGCTCCCCGGCGCCGAGCGGCGGAGGCAACGGACAAATAG
- a CDS encoding HAD family hydrolase: MIGIDFDNTIVCYDDVFYQIAVSEGVIPITTGRSKGAVRDWLRAAGREEDWTALQGLVYGARIHRAPAFPGFLDFLRRCRTEGQPVAVVSHKTRHPFAGPPYDLHAAARGWLEQLGVFDDPAIGLTPDRVFFEPAKSGKLNRIASLSCSVFIDDLPEFLSDPGFPVGVRRIHFDPHATGDTPADCQRAGDWDAVAGLILGGTPS, encoded by the coding sequence ATGATCGGCATCGATTTCGACAACACCATCGTCTGTTACGACGATGTGTTCTATCAGATCGCCGTTTCCGAAGGAGTGATCCCCATCACAACCGGACGCAGCAAAGGCGCGGTCCGCGACTGGCTGCGCGCCGCGGGCCGGGAAGAGGATTGGACCGCCCTGCAGGGTCTGGTGTACGGCGCGCGGATTCATCGGGCCCCGGCCTTCCCGGGATTTCTGGATTTCCTGCGGCGTTGCCGGACGGAGGGGCAGCCGGTGGCGGTGGTCAGCCACAAGACACGGCATCCCTTTGCCGGGCCGCCGTACGATCTCCACGCTGCCGCCCGCGGCTGGCTGGAGCAACTGGGGGTTTTCGACGACCCTGCCATCGGCCTGACACCGGACCGGGTGTTCTTCGAGCCGGCCAAGAGCGGCAAGCTCAACCGCATCGCCTCCCTGTCCTGCTCCGTCTTCATCGACGACCTGCCGGAGTTCCTGAGCGACCCCGGCTTTCCGGTGGGTGTGCGGCGCATCCATTTCGATCCCCACGCCACGGGGGACACCCCGGCGGATTGCCAACGGGCCGGCGATTGGGATGCGGTGGCCGGCTTGATCCTGGGCGGCACGCCGTCATGA
- a CDS encoding phosphotransferase, with the protein MTIPVPQGAARLVEQAGLGRLEGVSPLAGGANNRVLRADTTDGPAVLKLYFHHPHDPRDRLGTEYGFLSAAWAGGIRCVPRPRAADPARHMALYGFVPGTRPAAATAALVDQAAGFVAALQRLRLQADHLPPGSEACFTLADHRATVERRLARLAALAPETDLHAAASRLVRDEALPRFHAVILSADADDPLPPNRRCLSPSDFGFHNALVDGDGQAVFLDFEYAGWDDPAKLVGDFFHQPAVPVAMEHYPAFRDRIAALFPEPEDTARRCDAVMPLYGLKWVAIVLNDFLPAGGSRRAFSAGPETAAGTATRLRRQLDKARSALARLATLPAFPA; encoded by the coding sequence ATGACCATCCCGGTTCCCCAGGGTGCCGCCCGGTTGGTGGAGCAGGCTGGCCTGGGCCGGCTGGAGGGGGTGTCGCCCCTGGCCGGCGGGGCCAACAACCGGGTGCTTCGTGCCGACACCACCGACGGCCCGGCCGTGCTGAAACTCTATTTCCATCACCCCCACGACCCCCGCGACCGGCTGGGGACCGAATATGGTTTCTTGAGCGCCGCGTGGGCTGGCGGCATCCGTTGCGTGCCCCGGCCCCGGGCCGCCGACCCGGCCCGGCACATGGCGCTGTACGGGTTCGTCCCCGGCACACGCCCGGCGGCGGCGACCGCAGCACTCGTCGATCAGGCAGCCGGCTTTGTCGCGGCACTGCAGCGTCTGCGCTTGCAAGCCGATCATCTTCCTCCTGGATCGGAGGCATGCTTCACCCTGGCCGACCACCGGGCGACGGTGGAACGCCGGCTGGCCCGGCTGGCCGCCCTGGCCCCCGAGACGGATCTGCACGCCGCGGCATCCCGGCTGGTGCGGGACGAGGCCCTGCCCCGTTTCCACGCGGTTATCCTGTCGGCGGACGCCGACGATCCGTTGCCTCCGAACCGCCGATGCCTGTCACCGTCGGATTTCGGCTTTCACAACGCCCTGGTGGATGGGGACGGACAGGCGGTGTTCCTGGATTTCGAATACGCCGGCTGGGACGATCCGGCCAAGCTGGTGGGGGATTTCTTTCACCAGCCGGCGGTGCCGGTGGCGATGGAGCATTATCCGGCGTTCCGGGACCGGATCGCCGCGCTGTTCCCCGAACCGGAGGACACCGCCCGCCGATGCGATGCGGTGATGCCGCTCTACGGGCTCAAATGGGTGGCGATCGTGCTCAACGACTTCCTGCCCGCGGGCGGCAGCCGCCGCGCCTTCTCCGCCGGGCCCGAGACCGCCGCCGGGACTGCAACCCGCCTTCGGCGCCAGTTGGACAAGGCGCGGAGCGCACTGGCCCGGCTTGCCACCCTGCCCGCTTTCCCGGCATAA
- a CDS encoding class I SAM-dependent methyltransferase, with product MAYVDFISKVHKSTKRDYVQRVVEHDKAACAEIAGRFDKDYWDGERHTGYGGYRYDGRWRVVAEDMARHYGIKPGDRILDVGCGKAFLLYEFTQVVPGCEVVGIDISSYAVENAKEEVRPFLQVGDAKSLPFDDNAFDFVVSINALHNLHLPDLWSSLEEIERVGKGNAKHIVIEAYRNEREKVNLMYWQLTCRAFHTPEEWEWLFARTGYTGDYSYITFE from the coding sequence ATGGCGTACGTCGATTTCATCTCCAAGGTCCACAAATCCACCAAGCGCGACTATGTGCAGCGGGTGGTCGAGCACGACAAGGCCGCCTGCGCCGAGATCGCCGGCCGCTTCGACAAGGATTACTGGGACGGGGAGCGGCACACCGGCTACGGCGGTTACCGCTATGACGGGCGCTGGCGCGTGGTGGCCGAGGACATGGCCCGCCATTACGGCATCAAGCCCGGCGACCGCATCCTGGACGTGGGCTGCGGCAAGGCTTTCCTGCTCTATGAGTTCACCCAGGTGGTGCCCGGCTGCGAGGTGGTGGGGATCGACATCTCGTCCTATGCGGTGGAGAACGCCAAGGAGGAGGTGCGCCCCTTCCTTCAGGTGGGTGACGCCAAATCGCTGCCGTTCGACGACAACGCCTTCGATTTCGTGGTCAGCATCAACGCGCTGCACAACCTTCACCTGCCCGACCTGTGGTCGTCGCTGGAGGAGATCGAACGCGTGGGCAAGGGCAACGCCAAGCACATCGTGATCGAGGCGTACCGCAACGAGCGGGAAAAGGTGAACCTGATGTATTGGCAGCTCACCTGCCGCGCCTTCCACACGCCCGAGGAATGGGAGTGGCTGTTCGCCCGCACCGGCTACACCGGCGACTATTCCTACATCACGTTCGAGTGA